CGAGTGACCTACCCGAAATCTCGAGTAAGTTCAAGGCTAGTTCAGCGTACTCGAAGAGGTAACCAAAAGGCCTTCGGTGCGCCAGGGTAACCGAACTCGGGTATGGAACTCGATGATCGGTATAGGGTGTAAAACCCTTTGAGTACGCTAATGGTAATCGAAGGCATACTCGAAGAGACCCTACCCGGTCTTCGAGTACCCAAAAAGAATGAGAgtgaaaatttcagaaaattaatttcaaacgCATTTCAGAGGTGAAAGAattcagaaaataattaactGAGGTTCTATCAGATTGTTTCATTTCGTGAGCTTTCTCTGCTTTTTCGCGACCAATTCAAGAGGggtcatttttttcatgagcagaagagtaataaaagaaaaagaagtgtgTGGAAATTTAGCTCCTAGGGTAAAAccatagataaagaagactgGTTTCGCATGTGCtatccttttagccctatccctactgACCCCGAGCTCCCGTATCGATTGTAGTGCCTCTAGCGGATAAACTGCTGTACTGCACCATGGCTACGAAGGGTTTTGCAGACGAAGAttgatttatttctgtttttttttcaaattctttgctAACGTTTTAAAAATCCCAAGTGGTTTTtccataaaaatttttatgataAGTTGCATTTAATTGTTATATTGTTTGCTTATTAATTTTCATGTTGTAAAGTGATGATTGCTATTAATAAAATGAAggtaagaaataagaaacattgtttggacattgatttattGAAATCGTTGAATGGGTATATCTTAGTCAATTTTCgtatatatttcatttcttcttcattaatCATTATCAATTGCCTagtctttttttcatttggataACGAGGCATATGATGGTATGGGTCACGAAGGTTTAACCAAGATAAATTATTGCATATTCTTCATTTGGATCATATGGAATGGGATATGATGGGGGATATATTTGATATATGTGCCAAGCCGCCAAGGTAATTAAATGCTACTAGCCTTGAATTAATGAAAAAGAGTTTGATTAGATTACAATCTAATCCTTTACACTTTCATAATTATTTACCTTAGAGCTTGGACACATTTACCCTGCAAACACATTACATGACCTATTGGAACTATCAGTGATCTCAGAGTATTCACGGGGCTGGCAGAATAGATAAGTTATGAGTGTACCTGCAAAAAATGAATCTGTCATTTGAtgctttaaatttaaacattttatgttTCAAAGTACCATTATTTGAAGCTTTGGAAATGGGAGGCTGACGATTTCCAGTGCTTAGATATTGGAATGCATTTACATGTTCCACCCCTAAGATAACAATTTTGGTATTATTTTGACCATGCCTTGTAATGAAATATGCAATGATGAAATGTCATGAAACTTGGAATAATTTACCATTATTAGAAGATTTGGAAGTGAGAGCTTGAcgattttctttgttggaATCAGAAAATGGGTTATATCTCCTTGGCCAACCTGTAAATAACAACAGTTATATTGTGCTACATgctttgattatttaaaaaaaattcgttttaaGCTTGAGAACAATTAAGAGATTCAGCAAGAGGATCAACAGGATAGCTTGTGTGAAAACTGTTAATACTTTGGAAACATACCacaatctttttgttttggcacCAGCAGCCCAATTGTATgatttccatcatcatcacaaacGAAACAATATACTAAGCTTATCTTTTTCTGTCGGCAACGACATTTCTTttgcaaaattgaaaattcacgACGTCGAGGACTCTACGAACTGCCACGAACAATGGCGGACGGTTGGCGAGCAGGAAACAGAACGTAGAGATGAAAACGTACACTAGAGAGCAGGAGAAGTAATACGGGGTTGGAgaaatcggaggaagggtagcaagaatgttggcgacagttggccatgttaattttcttatgaagagcatcaaccagtggtctttgtctATGGTAAAACTATAACTGTTAACTTTCTCTGCAAACCAAACCGACGGTGCAGCTTTCTAAATAGGCGCAAACGTTAACGTACTACGAAAACGTAGTaactaaaaaatagaaacgaaaacaaaataaaaaagagaccagaaattaacaaacaaggggaaaaaatataacattaatttttatattgccACGGTTTTTATATGTAGAGCTGTTTGGcacctttttttacatttgaatagATCGTGCTACTGAGCAGTTGAAGTAGCTTTTTGCCTGCAAGTAGAGCTTCAGGCATTGCCCCTCGCTTTGTCTGACTTTGCCGGACCCATTCGATCTAGAGATGTCGAGTACTCGTCGTCTCTACTCGATACCAGGAGTACCCGGGTGAAATCGATTACTACCCGTTTACCTGGGTGCAACTCAAGTAGATCGAGTATGTgctaaataattgaaaaaaaaagtaatttttgatgcaacaataaaataaaataaagaaaaacaaattacataaaGAAACGAAGATAAAAGTAACTTTAAATaccaataaaagaattttgacaTGCCGCGGAAATAATATTCAGCAGTTTTAACCTAAAAAATTGCGGGAATTATACTCGGGTCTCGGGAGTTGCCTTGCTGCCTTGCGTAAAAGTGTTTGAAAAGTCTGCTTCCTTGACAACAGCCATCGTGTCGTCTGCCCAACGTGACTCGTTTTGTTGCGTTGTGTGGTGTGAAATTTCCCACCCTATATATGAAAACAAGCAGAAGAcaactgtcaaaacaaaatgtgatgACAACCGACTTAAAAACAGAAGTCCCCAGGCCATTAATTTTATCTTAATGGCAACCCCGGGCACCAAGTATAATTTTCTCAACCTGGCAATTTTTTAGAAGGGGGTGACGCTGTCAGTTGTTTTTAATAAGGCTCTCCTTCATCTCTGTCCGTGGTTCCACCAACACGAGTGAAAGTATGAATCATTGGATATTACAATTTTGATTGTAAGGTTAGCCATCAGCCAAAACGATACAAGCCTAAATTCGTGAAAAAGGGGTCTCTGCTTAACAttctagtttattttttattttttaagaaacaacGAGGACAACattcaaagtcaaaataatttattattacgtaTTATTCGTAAGGCTTGGTGGAGCGTAAGTCCAGGCTGTAGTGGCGGCTTGTCTGGGGTTGAGGGAGATCCGGTCCGGCTGGGACGAGTGCTGACTCGGGGGTTGCTGAATCCGCGTGTTGCCTGGTGTGACGATGAGGGATGACGTCGGGCAGTGCCGGTCGTGACGTCAGGGAGTGATGTCCTTGGTGGCGGCCATCCTGAGGTGGTTGGGGCTACCGCCGGGGCATAAGATAAAATGTTACAtaagtaattgaaaaaaaaattgcaacttaaaaaaaaatttggtgaGCTTGAGGCGCGCTCACTCTGAGGGACTGAGTGGAAAGCTCAGAGCGCGCTCGCGTTTGGTGGTGAGTGATGCCCGACTCTGGCAGAGGCTGCAGCTGACTTCCTATTGTCAGTCTCCATGCATGCTcccaaaacaattttattaaatttattcaCTTTGTCGGCATAAACGTGATGGCCGTTGCCACCAATTACCTGAATGAAGACcactttatttaaaaattgaactgaaaaaaataaaaacagacgcTTACATGGAGGTTGACAGTGGATccgtttcttctctccttcacAATCCGGCCCGGCTCCCTTACAATCCACGAGTTCGCTCCGTAGATGAAAGTTATCGGAATTCCTGGCTCTAGTGCTGGAAGGCGGTTCTCCATGGGATGTTTGGCACATTGAAAACCACTTCCCATCTATGcatcgaataataaaaatacaagtttttattagaaaagaaatcttaATGTTAACACGAACTACTAACTATTGTATGAATGAAGCACGTTTCTCccgtgaaattgaaaatattaattcaaagaaaactttttagcCAATAgttgaatgaaattattttaattttaaacgttCTTACGTTGGACTTTGTGCGTTGCAACAATAAAGATATTGAGAAATGTTCTCATGAGCATATTCGACTGCTCCAGAACATTTCTGAGAGAGGTATTTAGAACCTTTACATGATAGTTTTGGCCCTGTTTAGAAGATCAAAAGTGATTATAAGTAAGATAAAAATAAGCTGAATTACACAAGTCTACTAGCTATGTAAACCAACCTAAGCGTTCAGACAATCGGAGGGCCGACAGGGGGGTAAAAAGTCCTGTGAGAAATTTGAATGGCTTCAACCAAAATGGAATGTTTCCGTTGGCCTTTTCAGTAGAAAACCCCCAAGGGTCTACCAGCAAAAGGTGTGAAACTCGGTAGGGATGCTGTAGGGGTGGGGCTGCCCGCCTCGCGCTTGTTGTCTGCCACGTAGTTGTTGACGGAGTCGTAGGTAGCAACAAATGCGTCACCTTGTATGGCATAGGTTGTCCTATAACCCGATACCGTCTCAAAGGTCCGAATTGTCGCCCCCGACCTTAGGGCACCAGTCACGAAATCAAATAAGTGTTGAAGGACCAACATGTGTGGCTGTACATGTTGGTCCCGGCGCACCAGAGGAGTGGCTGCAGCTGCTGGTCGATGGATGTCTTGGCCACGGCCTACAGCGGGAATGGCGGCGGCTGCAGCAGCTGGTTGCGGCGGATTTGGAGGGACACGTCCGGGTGCCGGAATGGCAACAGCAGCTGGTTGCGGCGAATTTGGTGGGACTATTCCGGGTGCCGGAATGGCAACAGCAGAAGCAGCTGGTTGCGGCGGATTTGGAGGGACTATTCCGGGTGCCGGAATGGAAATAGCAGAAGCAGCTGGTTGCGGCGGATTTGGAGGGACACGTCCGGGTGCCAGAATGGCAACAGCAGCTGGTTGCGGCGGATTTGGTGGGACTATTCCGGGTGCCGGaatggcaacagcagcagcagctggttGCGGCGGATTTGGAGGGACACGTCTGGGTGCCGGaatggcaacagcagcagcagctagtaGACTGCCGCGACGAACTTTATGAgctgcagcagcggcagccGGTTGCTGTTCACTCCTGCTAGCGGATCGGGCAATTCTCTCAGCAAttgttctttctcttcttcggcCTCGATCCGGCGATGTGTCCTCATCCCCTTCAATATATCCAATGTTGGAGTGACGTACAGTCATGCGGGATCTTTCATGACTGTAGTTATGTTTTCCCAGCCCTCTTTGTCTCCTGTTCATTTTCGGTGAAACTGGTTGGTTGGGGCCCGTATTTCTCTGCCAAACTGAGCAAAGTTGTGTTTTAAACCGTGGCGCAGAGTGGGTCCGGCTTCTTTGAGAAGTGCGTGAGCTTGACTGTTGGTGACTTCTTTCTCGGTCGGTTGGCCGTTCATCGACGTAATCACGTCGCCTTC
This DNA window, taken from Daphnia pulex isolate KAP4 chromosome 2, ASM2113471v1, encodes the following:
- the LOC124203014 gene encoding vegetative cell wall protein gp1-like codes for the protein MTVRHSNIGYIEGDEDTSPDRGRRRERTIAERIARSASRSEQQPAAAAAAHKVRRGSLLAAAAVAIPAPRRVPPNPPQPAAAAVAIPAPGIVPPNPPQPAAVAILAPGRVPPNPPQPAASAISIPAPGIVPPNPPQPAASAVAIPAPGIVPPNSPQPAAVAIPAPGRVPPNPPQPAAAAAAIPAVGRGQDIHRPAAAATPLVRRDQHVQPHMLVLQHLFDFVTGALRSGATIRTFETVSGYRTTYAIQGDAFVATYDSVNNYVADNKREAGSPTPTASLPSFTPFAGRPLGVFY